The DNA segment CTTCGCGCGCGCCGCGACCGCTGAGCTGGCGAACACGGCGGCGGAAAACGGCTGGTCACCACGTTCGGCGCCGCGTAACGTCGAGGGCATGCGCATCCGACATCGCGGGCGGGAGCCGTGGGTGCACGCCGACGCGTGGATCGCGCCGACGGCGACGCTCATCGGGGACGTGCGAATCGGCGCACACGCACGTGTGCTGTCCGGAGCGGTACTCGACGGCGAGAATTCCAGAGTCACGGTCGGCGACTACGGCATCGTCTGCGAACACGCCGTACTGCGAGCGTCCTCCGTCGCCGGAGACCAGCCTGTCGACCTCGGCGACCATGTTTTCGTCGGTCCACACGCGACGCTGCTCGGCTGTGCCGTCGGCGGCTGTTCCTACCTGGCCACCAATGTGACCGTGTTGCAGAACGCCGGCCTCGGTACAGGAAGCACCATCGCCGTCGGCGCGCTCGTGCACGCCGGGACGACCATCGAACCGGAGTTCTTCGTACCACCGTTCACCGTCGCGCTCGGCGATCCGGTACGGCTACTCGCTCCGGGAGACCCGGAGCTACCGGCGGCGGTGCGCGCCGTCGGCTTCGCCGAGACGGCGTTCGGTGCCACAGCACAGTGGACGGACCGCGCCCGGCGTGCCGAGCAGGCAACCGAAACACGCTCGGCCGAGTTCGCCGCACATGCCGACGACGTCGTACTGTGAGCACCCAACACGGCGAACAGGAAGGCGCGGGAAGAACGGGATGACATCCGTATCCATCGAGCCAATCACGGTGGCCGACAAGGACAGCGGGCCCTACGCGGTCACATCGGGACCGGACGGCGCGCTGTGGTTCACCATGGTCCACAGTGGCCGAATCGGTACGCTGCGCTCCGGCCGAGAGCTGGAAACCCACCAGCTCACCCCGGAGTGCGGGCCGACGATCATCGCCGCCGGCAGCGACGGCGCACTGTGGTTCACGGAATACAAGGCGCATCGCGTCGGCAGAATCACCGCTGACGGCGACGTCACCGAATTCTCACTGCCCACGGCCGAATCCGGACCGTTCGGGATCGCGCCGGGTCCAGACGGCGCGCTATGGTTCACCGAAACCACGGCGGGAAAAATCGGGAGGATCACCACGGCCGGCGAGGTCACCGAGTACGCGCTACCGACAGCGACGGCGTTTCCCTCGGCCATCGTCGCGGGGCCCGGCGGGAAGATGTGGTTCACCCTCAACCAGGACAACGCCATCGGCAGCATCGACGTGGACGGCGTCGTCGAGGAATTCCCGTTGCCGACACCGGCGGCGGGACCGGTCGGGATCGCCGATGGCGAGGACGAAGCGCTCTGGTTCGTCGAGATCGCGGCGGGCGCGATCGGACGGATGACGAAGGACGGCGACATCACCGAGTTCTCACTCCCCGATCCCGAAGCCCGTCCACACGCGATCATCGCGGGCGGCGACGGTGCCTTGTGGTTCACCGAGTGGGGAGCCAATCGCGTCGGCCGGATCACCTACGACGGCGAGATCTCGGAGTACGATCTGCCCGGCCACCACAGCGAACCACACGGCATCACACTCGGCCCGGACGGTGCACTGTGGACGGCGATGGAGACCGGCGCGCTCGCGCGGATCGAGCCTCGGTGAACCCGGCCCGCGCGAACGGACGTCCATGAACGACGAGCGTTTTCCCTTCACCGTCGCCGACCGCCTCGCAACGCTGCCCTCTGTACTCGCCGTTACGCTCGGCGGTTCACGAGCTCAGGGAATCCATCGCGACGACAGCGATTGGGACTTCGCCGTCTACTACCGGGGCTCGTTCGATCCGGCCACGCTGCGCGCGATCGGCTGGGAGGGCGAGGTTTCCGGTATCGGCGAGTGGGGTGGCGGCGTCTTCAACGGCGGCGCGTGGCTCACCGTCGAGGGCCGCCACGTCGACGTCCACTATCGCGATCTCGACGTGGTCGAGCACGAGCTCGCCGAAGCGAAGCAAGGCCGGTTCCGGTGGGAACCTCTGATGTTCCACCTCGCCGGCATCCCGAGCTACCTCGTCGTCGGCGAGCTCGCACTGAGCAAGGTCCTGCGGGGAACACTGCCCAACCCCGCCTACCCCGTGGCATTGCGCGAGGCGGCACCACCGGTGTGGCGGGACAAAGCCGCACACACCCTGCGCTACGCCGAGAGCGCCTACGTTCCCCTCGGGCAGGCGACCGAACTCGCGGGAGCCATCGCCACCGCCGCCTTGCAGGAAGCGCACGCGGTACTGGCCGAGCGCGGCGACTGGCCCACCAACGAGAAACGCCTGCTACGACAGGCCGGACTGCGCGACATCGACACGGTCGTCTCGGAACTCACACCGGAAACGCTCGCGGACGCGCTCTTCTCGGCGAGGCGGATACTCGGGATCAAGCATTGACACCGCCCTTTCAAGCCCGGTAGCGGTCGCCGAGCGCGGCGAAGGCCGCCTTCGGCTCCCACGGCAGTTCGGGATAGGTTTCGCCACAACCGTCTTCCAGGACGCGGACGAGGCCGTATGAGGCGACGTCGAGATCGGTGTCCGGCGCCTCGCGGTGAGGCAGGTTGTAGGTGGCGAACGTGCACCAGAACGCGGTGTCGATTCCGGCATCCTCGAAGAGGTCGAGCGATTCGCGCAGGTATCGAACCTGCTCGGTCTCGTCCCTGACGAAGTCGCCCTTCAAGCCGACCGCGCGTCCGTGCTCGTCCCAGTCCACCATGGACATTCCGTGCGCGCCGAGGTCGATCGCCCCCTTGAAGGTCGTGCAGCCGAACTCGGTGATGGCCACCGGTTTGCCGCCTCCGGCCAACTTCCTGATCGCGTCGGCATAATTGTCGGCCACCTGGGCGGAGTAATAGGCGTCGACACCGACGATGTCGAACGGGTCCCAGTCGACCGGTTCGGAGGGGATGGCCGCGTAGGTCACTTTGCCCCCGAAGTTCTCCCGCGCCAAGGCGACTGCCTCGCGGAGAAAGTCGTTGAGCCGCAAGGGAAGTTCCCGCAACGCCGCAGCCAGTTCGGGACCTGGCTCGCTCAGCAGGGACAACCGTTCGCCGAGCGAGGCACCCGGCAAGAAGCCCTTGGTGAACAACATCAGTTCCGCACCGGTCACGAGGACGACCTCGGCGCCCTCTCGCCGTAGCCGCTCAGCCCTTCGCGCGCAGTCGGCGAGCAGGTCAAGCAGCTCCGCCGTGGTCAGGTCGTTGGTGAACGGGGAGAACCAGACCTCCAGCCCCTCCGAGAAGGCGTGCCGTGCGGCCACGTCGATGCGATGTGGATCGCCGCCGGTGATCCGCACCGCCGTGCAGTGCAGATCGTTCTTGATGATCCGCATTTCCCTCCGCACGCGTTCCGGCTCGAACGGTTCGTGGGTGCTGCCGCCCCCATCGAGAAATCCC comes from the Prauserella marina genome and includes:
- a CDS encoding nucleotidyltransferase domain-containing protein, whose protein sequence is MNDERFPFTVADRLATLPSVLAVTLGGSRAQGIHRDDSDWDFAVYYRGSFDPATLRAIGWEGEVSGIGEWGGGVFNGGAWLTVEGRHVDVHYRDLDVVEHELAEAKQGRFRWEPLMFHLAGIPSYLVVGELALSKVLRGTLPNPAYPVALREAAPPVWRDKAAHTLRYAESAYVPLGQATELAGAIATAALQEAHAVLAERGDWPTNEKRLLRQAGLRDIDTVVSELTPETLADALFSARRILGIKH
- a CDS encoding gamma carbonic anhydrase family protein, with the translated sequence MRIRHRGREPWVHADAWIAPTATLIGDVRIGAHARVLSGAVLDGENSRVTVGDYGIVCEHAVLRASSVAGDQPVDLGDHVFVGPHATLLGCAVGGCSYLATNVTVLQNAGLGTGSTIAVGALVHAGTTIEPEFFVPPFTVALGDPVRLLAPGDPELPAAVRAVGFAETAFGATAQWTDRARRAEQATETRSAEFAAHADDVVL
- a CDS encoding virginiamycin B lyase family protein → MTSVSIEPITVADKDSGPYAVTSGPDGALWFTMVHSGRIGTLRSGRELETHQLTPECGPTIIAAGSDGALWFTEYKAHRVGRITADGDVTEFSLPTAESGPFGIAPGPDGALWFTETTAGKIGRITTAGEVTEYALPTATAFPSAIVAGPGGKMWFTLNQDNAIGSIDVDGVVEEFPLPTPAAGPVGIADGEDEALWFVEIAAGAIGRMTKDGDITEFSLPDPEARPHAIIAGGDGALWFTEWGANRVGRITYDGEISEYDLPGHHSEPHGITLGPDGALWTAMETGALARIEPR